Proteins co-encoded in one Prescottella sp. R16 genomic window:
- a CDS encoding alpha-hydroxy-acid oxidizing protein has translation MQNEIYLTGLSGACPELPMTAAGLEARARDELSAEAFAYIAGSASTERTAAANLDAFTRHALVPRMLRGTSAPDGRDLSIDLLGTRLSAPVLTAPVGVLGMIREHGETIVGEVAAELGVGSVLSTASSSTVEDVGAVSGENWWYQLYWPADDELARSLVQRAAKAGAKAIVVTADTPGMGWRPRDLEMGHLPFLRAQGIANYLSDPVFRAKLATPPEESPEAMQMAVLTWVSLFGNHTLRASDIAKIRQWTGLPVLVKGILHEDDARAVVDAGADGVVVSNHGGRQVDGAIAALDALGPVAAAVGDRSTILLDSGIRCGADVLIALALGADAVLYGRPWVYGLGLAGADGVRHALRILLADMDVTMGLAGLPTLEDIDAGILRTIRR, from the coding sequence ATGCAGAACGAGATCTATCTGACCGGACTGTCGGGTGCGTGCCCCGAACTGCCGATGACGGCGGCCGGTCTCGAAGCGCGGGCCCGCGACGAACTGAGCGCGGAAGCGTTCGCCTACATCGCGGGCAGCGCGTCCACCGAACGGACCGCGGCCGCGAACCTCGACGCGTTCACCCGCCACGCGCTGGTACCGCGGATGCTGCGCGGGACCAGCGCCCCGGACGGCCGCGACCTGAGCATCGACCTCCTCGGCACCCGGCTGTCCGCGCCGGTCCTCACCGCCCCCGTCGGGGTACTCGGCATGATCCGGGAACACGGCGAGACGATCGTCGGCGAGGTCGCCGCGGAACTCGGTGTCGGATCGGTGCTCTCGACGGCGTCGTCGTCGACCGTCGAGGACGTCGGCGCCGTCTCCGGCGAGAACTGGTGGTACCAGCTGTACTGGCCGGCCGACGACGAACTGGCGCGGTCCCTGGTGCAGCGCGCCGCGAAGGCCGGTGCGAAAGCGATCGTCGTCACCGCCGACACCCCCGGAATGGGTTGGCGGCCACGCGATCTCGAAATGGGTCATCTGCCGTTCCTGCGGGCGCAGGGAATCGCGAACTACCTGTCCGATCCGGTGTTCCGGGCGAAGCTGGCGACCCCGCCCGAGGAGAGCCCCGAGGCCATGCAGATGGCGGTACTCACGTGGGTGTCACTGTTCGGCAACCACACGCTGCGGGCGTCGGACATCGCGAAGATCCGGCAGTGGACCGGCCTGCCGGTGCTGGTGAAGGGGATCCTCCACGAGGACGACGCGCGGGCCGTCGTCGACGCGGGCGCCGACGGGGTCGTCGTCAGCAACCACGGCGGACGCCAGGTGGACGGGGCGATCGCCGCCCTCGACGCGCTCGGGCCGGTCGCCGCCGCGGTAGGGGACCGGTCCACCATCCTACTCGACTCCGGAATCCGTTGCGGTGCAGACGTGTTGATTGCTCTTGCGCTCGGTGCCGACGCCGTCCTGTACGGGCGGCCATGGGTGTACGGGCTGGGTCTCGCCGGCGCGGACGGTGTCCGGCACGCGCTGCGAATCCTGTTGGCGGACATGGACGTAACAATGGGGCTGGCCGGTTTGCCCACCCTCGAAGATATCGATGCGGGCATCCTGCGGACGATCCGGCGTTGA
- a CDS encoding MarR family winged helix-turn-helix transcriptional regulator, with product MRAWRSFIDGSQRLMDVLNRELESEHALSLAEYRILVMLSESPDGSLRMSELADGVLSSRSRLTHQIRRMETEGMVERSQCVEDGRGVLAVVTDEGRKRLAEAAPTHLAGVRRYLVDLLTAAELKTVADVFTKVDTAIGQRAGG from the coding sequence ATGCGCGCGTGGCGCAGTTTCATCGACGGCAGCCAGCGACTCATGGACGTGCTCAACCGCGAACTGGAATCCGAACACGCCCTGTCGCTCGCCGAATACCGGATCCTCGTCATGCTGTCCGAATCGCCCGACGGTTCGCTGCGGATGAGTGAACTCGCCGACGGAGTGCTCTCCTCCCGCAGTCGCCTCACCCACCAGATCCGGCGCATGGAAACCGAGGGCATGGTCGAACGCAGCCAATGCGTCGAAGACGGCCGCGGCGTCCTCGCCGTCGTCACCGACGAAGGCCGCAAGCGACTCGCCGAAGCCGCCCCCACCCACCTCGCAGGCGTCCGCCGCTACCTCGTCGACCTCCTCACCGCCGCCGAACTGAAAACCGTCGCCGACGTCTTCACCAAAGTCGACACCGCCATCGGACAACGCGCCGGTGGCTGA
- a CDS encoding SRPBCC domain-containing protein: MTELSIPEYDSATTVRSIEIEIDAPASVVWEVLTDLDDYPNWNPFCIAVKSTLEIGAPVEMTLADYSGATETFLYTEYVCAVVPERLLSWELLPTDFSVEAARRDQVIEPIDETRCRYYSTDAFLGEEAHQIMADSGAWVKRAFDDTAVALKARSETLYAQRGLRTRSA, translated from the coding sequence ATGACCGAACTCTCTATCCCCGAATACGATTCCGCCACCACCGTTCGCTCCATCGAGATCGAAATCGACGCACCCGCGAGTGTCGTCTGGGAAGTTCTCACCGACCTCGACGACTACCCGAACTGGAACCCCTTCTGCATCGCGGTGAAGTCGACACTGGAAATCGGTGCACCCGTGGAGATGACACTGGCCGACTACTCGGGAGCGACGGAGACCTTCCTGTACACCGAGTACGTCTGTGCAGTGGTGCCGGAACGTCTGCTGTCGTGGGAGCTCCTACCCACCGATTTCTCGGTGGAGGCCGCCCGACGCGATCAGGTCATCGAACCGATCGACGAGACCCGGTGCCGCTACTACTCCACCGACGCCTTCCTCGGCGAGGAAGCACACCAGATCATGGCCGACAGCGGCGCGTGGGTGAAGCGTGCCTTCGACGACACCGCTGTCGCACTGAAGGCACGCAGCGAGACCCTCTACGCCCAGCGCGGCCTCCGAACACGCTCCGCCTAA
- a CDS encoding mycofactocin-coupled SDR family oxidoreductase yields the protein MPSTRRFEGKIAFITGAARGQGRAEAVRLASEGADIIAVDICRPLEYPAYPGATRDDLTVTVKEVEALGRRIVAREVDVRDFDALRQALSDGVAELGGLDVVVANAGVCTAATTWEHALEQWQETIDINLTGVFHTVKAAVPILLEQGRGGAIVMTSSVAGLRGLPFVAAYSASKHGIVGLCKTLANELGQHRIRVNTVHPAGVTTDMQPAEMQQLIADHADTLGPIFMNALPDAATDAEDIAGTVAWLLSDEARHITGAQIPVDLGTLIR from the coding sequence ATGCCCAGCACACGCCGCTTCGAAGGAAAAATCGCGTTCATCACCGGAGCCGCCCGCGGACAGGGCCGCGCCGAAGCCGTCCGGCTGGCGAGCGAAGGCGCCGACATCATCGCCGTCGACATCTGCAGGCCCCTCGAATACCCCGCCTATCCTGGGGCCACCCGCGACGACCTGACAGTGACCGTCAAGGAGGTCGAAGCACTCGGCCGGCGCATCGTCGCCCGTGAAGTCGACGTCCGCGATTTCGACGCACTCCGACAGGCACTCTCCGACGGCGTAGCCGAGCTCGGCGGCCTCGACGTCGTCGTAGCCAACGCCGGTGTCTGTACCGCCGCCACCACCTGGGAACACGCCCTCGAACAGTGGCAAGAGACCATCGACATCAACCTGACCGGGGTCTTCCACACCGTCAAGGCGGCCGTGCCGATCCTGCTCGAGCAAGGCCGCGGCGGCGCCATCGTCATGACCAGCTCGGTGGCGGGCCTGCGCGGGTTGCCGTTCGTCGCCGCCTACTCGGCCAGCAAGCACGGAATCGTCGGCCTGTGCAAGACCCTCGCCAACGAACTTGGACAGCACCGCATCCGCGTCAACACCGTTCACCCCGCCGGGGTGACCACCGACATGCAGCCCGCCGAGATGCAGCAACTGATCGCCGATCACGCAGACACCCTCGGTCCGATCTTCATGAACGCCCTGCCGGACGCGGCGACCGACGCAGAGGACATCGCCGGCACCGTCGCCTGGCTGCTGTCCGACGAAGCTCGTCACATCACCGGAGCTCAGATTCCGGTCGACCTGGGAACCCTCATCCGCTGA
- a CDS encoding alkene reductase, with protein sequence MTRLFDTHGIGELVLDNRLVMAPMTRARCIETIPTAETAEYYRQRATAGLIVTEGTPISPEAQGYVYVPGIWSPAQVAGWRTVTDAVHSEGGRIFAQLWHVGRLSHASLQPESRQPVSAGTVAASESKVFAFDDDGNVDFVGVSDPRPLSTEEVVRVISDFASAATNAEDAGFDGVELHGANGYLFEQFLNPATNTRSDRYGGSFTDRARFLLETVDAVIDALDSAHVGIRLSPFSELFDMPAYPEAAETYLYLASELSRRDLAYVHLIDQRPAGGRSLDTDFLSSFRSRFRGTTILAGGMTPEYAEELIERDLIDLAAFGQPFIANPDLVARLQNGWPLTTPDPTTYYGGGAEGYLDYPRFTPATV encoded by the coding sequence TTGACTCGGTTGTTCGACACCCACGGGATCGGTGAACTCGTCCTCGACAATCGTCTCGTGATGGCACCCATGACACGAGCACGGTGCATCGAGACCATCCCGACCGCGGAAACGGCGGAGTACTACCGCCAGCGGGCGACCGCCGGATTGATCGTCACCGAAGGCACACCGATTTCCCCGGAAGCGCAGGGCTATGTGTACGTCCCGGGCATCTGGTCGCCGGCGCAGGTCGCCGGATGGCGCACGGTCACGGACGCCGTCCACAGCGAGGGAGGCCGGATCTTCGCCCAACTCTGGCACGTCGGCCGCCTATCGCACGCCTCCCTCCAACCGGAAAGCCGACAGCCGGTCAGCGCCGGCACCGTGGCGGCCTCGGAGAGCAAGGTCTTCGCGTTCGACGACGACGGGAACGTCGACTTCGTCGGCGTCAGTGATCCCCGACCGTTGAGTACCGAGGAAGTCGTCCGTGTCATCTCCGACTTCGCAAGCGCTGCAACCAATGCCGAGGATGCCGGCTTCGACGGCGTCGAGTTGCACGGAGCCAACGGTTACTTGTTCGAACAGTTCCTCAACCCCGCGACCAACACCCGATCCGACCGGTACGGCGGCTCCTTCACCGACCGCGCCCGATTCCTGCTCGAGACGGTCGACGCCGTGATCGACGCACTCGACTCCGCCCACGTCGGTATCCGGCTCTCGCCGTTCAGCGAACTGTTCGACATGCCTGCCTATCCCGAGGCAGCAGAGACCTATCTGTACCTGGCCTCGGAGTTGTCGCGCCGCGATCTCGCCTACGTCCACCTCATCGACCAGCGCCCTGCCGGCGGCCGGAGTCTCGACACCGACTTCCTCTCGTCCTTCCGCTCCCGGTTCCGAGGAACGACCATCCTCGCCGGTGGAATGACCCCGGAGTACGCCGAGGAACTGATCGAGCGGGATCTGATCGACCTTGCCGCCTTCGGACAACCGTTCATCGCGAATCCCGACCTCGTCGCACGTCTGCAGAACGGGTGGCCGCTGACGACACCGGACCCGACCACCTACTACGGCGGGGGCGCCGAGGGCTACCTCGACTATCCGAGATTCACCCCGGCGACCGTGTAA
- a CDS encoding 2Fe-2S iron-sulfur cluster binding domain-containing protein, with product MDSTADGVRAAGVPVEHFHQEAFISITGDLFEAPRPIVDDDPDPAVETVVHPDGESHRFEWPSDNTLVEVLLDRGVDVPFSCRSGEYGSCACTVVSGKVLMEKSGILGPSDIAGGHALGCQARPDSGPIEIELRRRSLDGPACIDAAKANGYSDPHHGKQWLKLFSSKIFRESFVALRCLGTAALSSPVQRPCT from the coding sequence ATGGACAGTACGGCCGATGGCGTACGAGCGGCCGGTGTTCCGGTGGAGCACTTCCATCAGGAAGCGTTCATCTCGATCACGGGTGACCTCTTCGAAGCTCCTCGGCCGATCGTCGACGACGATCCCGATCCGGCGGTCGAGACGGTCGTGCACCCGGACGGCGAGTCGCATCGGTTCGAGTGGCCGAGCGACAACACTCTCGTCGAAGTGTTGCTGGATCGTGGTGTCGACGTGCCATTCTCCTGCCGGTCGGGTGAGTACGGATCCTGCGCGTGCACAGTGGTTTCGGGCAAGGTGCTGATGGAGAAGTCGGGCATCCTCGGTCCGTCCGATATCGCCGGAGGTCACGCCCTCGGATGCCAGGCGCGACCCGATTCGGGCCCCATCGAGATCGAGCTCCGACGCCGTTCACTCGACGGACCCGCATGCATTGACGCCGCCAAAGCCAACGGCTACAGTGACCCCCATCACGGCAAACAGTGGTTGAAACTGTTCAGCTCCAAAATATTTCGCGAATCATTCGTCGCACTTCGATGCCTGGGCACTGCGGCCCTGTCGAGCCCTGTGCAGCGGCCGTGCACATGA
- a CDS encoding SDR family NAD(P)-dependent oxidoreductase — translation MPLNPVPSHDTAENDRIINYRSRFELPHRRYLVLGGGQGTGRQISHALAQLGAEVVVVDVNRDRADAVCVEIGSPATPEQADATDNSDMAALSERAGELDGVVDVIGMARYGPLLDISDDDWRWEESIVLRHAVLTLRHFGPRLRDRGEGSITFVSSVSGIGSSPVHAAYGVYKAALGSLVRSAAIELGPYGVRVNAVAPGFVVTPRISAILDAEAIENTRIQIPLQRLTLPADVASALAFLVSDLARTITGQVMIVDGGITNKYPYDMSSF, via the coding sequence ATGCCCCTGAACCCTGTGCCGTCGCACGACACCGCAGAAAATGATCGGATCATCAACTACCGCAGTCGATTCGAACTCCCACACCGCCGGTACCTCGTACTCGGTGGCGGCCAGGGGACGGGACGGCAGATCTCTCATGCCCTCGCTCAGCTCGGAGCCGAGGTGGTCGTCGTCGACGTGAATCGGGACCGCGCCGACGCGGTGTGCGTAGAGATCGGCTCACCGGCCACACCGGAGCAAGCAGATGCCACCGACAACTCCGACATGGCCGCATTGTCCGAGCGGGCAGGTGAGCTCGACGGCGTCGTCGACGTCATCGGCATGGCACGCTACGGTCCCCTGCTCGACATCAGCGACGACGACTGGCGTTGGGAGGAGTCCATCGTCCTGCGTCATGCGGTGCTCACACTCAGGCATTTCGGTCCTCGGCTGCGCGATCGCGGTGAAGGATCCATCACGTTCGTCTCGTCGGTCTCCGGTATCGGCAGCTCTCCAGTACACGCCGCCTACGGCGTCTACAAGGCAGCGCTCGGTTCACTGGTCAGATCCGCAGCAATCGAACTGGGGCCGTATGGTGTTCGCGTGAATGCGGTCGCTCCCGGTTTCGTCGTCACACCGCGGATCTCGGCGATCCTCGACGCCGAGGCGATCGAGAACACCCGCATCCAGATTCCGCTGCAGCGGTTGACGCTTCCGGCCGACGTCGCGAGCGCCCTGGCCTTCCTGGTAAGCGACCTCGCTCGAACGATCACCGGGCAGGTGATGATCGTCGACGGCGGAATCACCAACAAGTACCCATACGACATGTCGAGTTTCTGA
- a CDS encoding MFS transporter — MNSTEIASSRNLARRASLAGFFGTAVEAYDFMVFTFLIAYLSPLFFPSDNPAAGILSSLAVLGTGFLARPIGGLVFGRIGDRYGRRFALIVTISGMGGATVLLGLLPTHATVGIMAPVLLVLTRMLQGFFAGGEQMGSATFVTEHASAKNYGILSAMTPVGFAFGAALAPLVVALTTSLTSEETMADWGWRIPLLISLPLMLYVLYLRKRLEESPDFQELAGAHKIQSSPVRSVVTRYPLTLLRVIALSTSVLAIGYVVPAYMPLFLQQQVDMAPGTTAWIATAGSTCAIFIGFGAGFLIDRSGRRNTMIIGLGTILVTMFPIMYFIKATGGNLIVTAGGHMLLVGLAGASAVPVYATLTSAFPAAVRYTGAAIGFGLGSAIGGGLGPYLAGKFTAITGNPYAASGVVGAAALLGIVVIATMPNSNSSAAPEAALVTGDTESIDMDPAEEPSPTPKMV, encoded by the coding sequence ATGAACTCGACCGAGATCGCGTCTTCGCGAAACCTGGCCCGCAGGGCCTCTCTCGCAGGCTTCTTCGGAACTGCCGTCGAAGCCTATGACTTCATGGTCTTCACCTTCCTCATCGCCTACCTGTCGCCTCTGTTCTTTCCCAGCGACAACCCTGCGGCCGGAATCCTGAGCTCGCTCGCGGTCCTCGGCACCGGATTCCTCGCACGCCCCATCGGCGGCCTGGTCTTCGGCCGCATCGGTGATCGATACGGTCGGCGCTTCGCGCTGATCGTCACGATCTCCGGTATGGGCGGGGCCACTGTTCTCCTGGGCCTGTTGCCGACGCACGCCACCGTCGGAATCATGGCCCCGGTCCTGCTCGTACTCACTCGTATGCTGCAAGGATTCTTCGCCGGCGGCGAGCAGATGGGTTCGGCCACCTTCGTCACCGAGCACGCTTCCGCCAAGAACTACGGCATCCTGAGCGCGATGACACCGGTGGGATTCGCCTTCGGTGCCGCCCTCGCTCCCCTGGTCGTCGCCCTCACCACCTCCCTGACGTCTGAAGAGACGATGGCCGACTGGGGTTGGCGGATTCCGCTCCTCATATCGCTACCGTTGATGCTGTACGTGCTGTATCTGCGCAAGCGACTGGAGGAATCGCCCGATTTCCAGGAACTTGCCGGCGCACACAAGATCCAGTCCTCCCCCGTGCGTTCGGTCGTCACCCGGTACCCCCTGACCCTGCTCCGAGTGATCGCACTCAGCACCTCGGTACTCGCGATCGGATATGTGGTTCCGGCCTACATGCCGTTGTTCCTGCAGCAGCAGGTCGATATGGCCCCGGGTACCACCGCCTGGATCGCCACCGCCGGATCCACCTGCGCCATCTTCATCGGCTTCGGGGCCGGCTTCCTGATCGACAGGAGTGGCCGGCGGAACACCATGATCATCGGGCTGGGCACGATCCTGGTGACGATGTTCCCGATCATGTACTTCATAAAGGCCACCGGCGGAAATCTGATCGTCACCGCCGGCGGTCATATGCTTCTCGTCGGCCTGGCCGGAGCATCCGCCGTGCCGGTCTACGCGACACTCACCTCCGCATTTCCTGCTGCAGTTCGTTACACCGGCGCTGCCATCGGATTCGGTCTCGGTTCGGCGATCGGCGGGGGCCTCGGCCCTTATCTCGCAGGGAAATTCACTGCAATCACGGGGAATCCCTACGCTGCGTCCGGTGTCGTCGGTGCTGCAGCCCTCCTGGGCATCGTGGTGATCGCCACCATGCCGAACAGCAACAGCAGTGCTGCACCCGAAGCCGCGCTCGTCACGGGCGACACCGAGTCCATCGACATGGATCCGGCCGAAGAGCCCTCACCGACCCCGAAGATGGTTTGA